A window of the Thalassospira sp. TSL5-1 genome harbors these coding sequences:
- a CDS encoding helix-turn-helix domain-containing protein, with amino-acid sequence MTSSIFDAQTGADAEPSAPVGTSAVARWHWVQTKVLDHPDLTTAEICVAVVLASHVNDRTQNCFPKIETIAREASLSDRKVRQALKRLSELGLVAKRCRAVGRLRNRNAYQLLDLGAKPASGSLIPASDSAVKPAYRAGSNKKNTDKEENTDEREQAPAVSGAGATVLPAVDDRCLVLAREWQRLCCEPWTLANACLRVNEAIERGGFEVVQQALDDLKCQGKRPSRLGLLDVLDGLVPESTGQRSETSPDPFDPSDPAEWQQICRIVAQTDIPGCRNPRAWLSQIRANITDNTIELRTPNRCVQDTTRHQLMVAIRPVAERKGLQIGGVTCLN; translated from the coding sequence ATGACATCTTCCATTTTTGACGCTCAAACCGGCGCGGATGCTGAGCCTTCAGCGCCGGTCGGAACGTCTGCCGTTGCCCGCTGGCACTGGGTGCAGACAAAGGTTCTCGATCATCCTGATCTCACGACCGCCGAGATTTGTGTCGCCGTTGTTCTGGCGTCGCATGTCAATGATCGCACCCAGAACTGTTTTCCCAAAATTGAAACGATTGCCCGTGAAGCCAGCCTGTCGGATCGCAAGGTGCGTCAGGCGCTCAAGCGGTTATCCGAGCTTGGCCTGGTTGCCAAACGCTGTCGGGCGGTTGGGCGGTTGCGGAATCGCAATGCCTATCAGTTGCTCGATCTCGGCGCTAAACCGGCATCTGGTTCCCTCATACCGGCATCAGATTCCGCTGTTAAACCGGCATACCGTGCCGGTTCCAATAAGAAGAACACGGATAAAGAAGAAAACACGGATGAAAGAGAACAGGCACCTGCCGTTTCCGGCGCGGGTGCCACCGTCCTTCCTGCCGTCGATGATCGCTGTTTGGTGTTAGCAAGAGAATGGCAGCGGCTGTGCTGTGAACCATGGACGCTGGCCAATGCTTGTCTGCGAGTGAATGAAGCGATTGAACGGGGCGGGTTCGAGGTGGTGCAGCAGGCACTCGATGATTTGAAGTGCCAGGGAAAAAGGCCGTCCCGTTTGGGGCTGCTGGATGTTCTCGATGGTTTGGTTCCAGAGAGCACGGGGCAGAGGTCTGAAACATCCCCTGATCCCTTTGACCCATCGGATCCGGCAGAATGGCAGCAGATATGCCGGATTGTCGCTCAGACCGATATTCCCGGGTGCCGCAACCCGCGCGCCTGGCTGTCACAGATCCGGGCCAATATCACCGATAATACCATTGAGTTGAGAACACCAAATCGTTGCGTTCAGGATACAACCCGTCACCAGTTGATGGTAGCAATCCGGCCTGTTGCAGAGCGCAAGGGATTGCAGATCGGCGGTGTGACATGCTTGAACTGA